The region TTTGATTTCATCGCGTCCCAGTTGCTATTTCTTTGCACCACACCGCCGCCTGAGGCGATTATTAGGTTGTCTCTTTCTGAAAGCTCTTTAGTCGCTTCAGATTCTAGATTTCTGAAATGATCCTCACCATGGTCTGCAAAAATTTGAGTAATAGTTTTCCCAGCTTTATCCTCTATATAGGTGTCAGCATCAATAAATCCATAGTCCAACTTACTAGCTACAATTTTACCAACTGTGGATTTGCCTGCGCCCATAAAGCCTACCAAGAAAATGTTCTTGTGTTTTTGTGTCATTTGTCGAATTGATAGATGGAATTATTTCCTTTTGCGCCTGTTAAGAATTTCTCAACATACTTGCCGATAATATCGCACTCGATATTTACAATGCTTGCTTTTCTAAGCTCTCCAAATGTGGTGGCTTCTTGTGTGAAAGGAATAATATTAACAACAAATTCATTTCCTTCCACGGTATTAATAGTCAAACTCACACCGTCTATAGCTACTGAGCCTTTCTCGACAATATATTTTGCTAATTCTGGGGGAACTGAAAATCTAAATTCAATGGATTCACCTTGCTCAGTTGTTGAAATTACTTCTCCGATACCGTCCACATGACCGTTAACAATATGTCCGCCTAATTTGTCGCCGGCCTTAAGGGCACGCTCTAAGTTAACTTTCTTTCCGACTTCAAGCTCTCCTAGATTTGTTTTTGCGAGAGTCTCATGTGAAGCATCTACTGTGAATGATTTCTCATGAAGTGAAGTTACTGTTAAACATGTGCCATTCACAGCTATGCTGTCACCAAGCACTACCTCTTGCAGGTTAATATTGCCTATAGCAAAGGTGAACTCCACATCTTTGGGTTTTCTTTTTATTTCCTTTACAGTGCCAAGGTCTTCTACTATGCCCGTAAACATCCTAATTTCCTCTTTTAGTAATAAATGTATCGAACAATATGAGTATAACACCTATTGTTATAGCAGAGTCGGCAATGTTAAATGGCGGCCAGTACAGTGAGGGGTTATCGAACCAGTGAAATCCAATAAAATCTGTAACATATCTTAGCCTAAAACGATCAATGGAGTTTCCAATCGCTCCACCTAATATTAAGCCGAGCGATAGCCTAAGCAGTGTGTCCTGCGGTCCTGTCTTCTTTAGAAAATACAATATTACTAATACAGCTGTAATTAGAACGACTGCAAAAAATACTAATCTTACGTTTTCGGGCAGATCGCTGAATATTCCAAACGCAGCCCCGGGATTTCTGACGTGAGTTACATCCAGAACCGGCAAAAGTGCGATCTTGTCATAAAGCGGAACATATTTAACAACCAGCCATTTAGATATCTGGTCCAGTATTACAACAATAGCCGCCACAATTATTGGAATTCTTAGTTTGTGCATTTTATGAAGGTGAGAGTATATAGCGTGGAGTGAATTTCTTCAAATTTTTAATTGTGTTTCTTCCAAGTAGAACGCTCTATGAAATCCCTAGTGCTGAGTTTTGCCTGATCATTCTCTTCAATAGCAAGAAGATAGTTAAAAGTAACAATTGCTTGATCGTATTGACCAAGGGCATATTGAGAAATTCCGAGTATTCGTAGATTTTCATTTCTAAGTGTCTTAGTTGGAAGACCAAACAGATTTGCGTTTATCAGATACTCCGCAGCCTTTTCATACTCAGCTTCATTAAAATAAAGCCTTCCCATGAGATAGTATGCGGGTGCATAATTCGGGCTATTATCGATTATGTTTTGGAGATAAGAGACCTGCTTTAAATTATCAGTTGTTGAGAAAAATTGTTTAATGCCCTCATCTACCAAGCCACCTTGAGAAATGGCTGAGGTTTTAATTTCGAGCTCCCTTCTTAGACTCTGAGTTAGGTCTTCCTTTAATAGGGTTTCAAATATCTCATGAGCCATATCTGAACTTCCCATCTGCCAATTAGAACTGCCCTTAATATTTTCCAGAAAGTTCTGTTGTAATTGACTCTTAGGAGCCGATGTAGAAGCTATCTGACTTGCGCGTTCATAGTTTCCATCGTAGTAGTGTGCATAGGCAAGCCATCTAGTGATTTGAATGTCTGATGGATTATAAGATAAGGCGTCTGAGAATCTTTGACGCGCTTTGTAATAATTGTCGTCATTAAAATGCTCAAATCCTTTATTTTTTAATAATGCGACTTTTCTCGGGCAAGTAGCCTGAAAGATTCCAGGCCTGGTAAATCTGGCCTCTGCAATAGATACTATATCCTCAGGCAGTTCAATAGTTTCCAAATAATCCAGCCATCCTTGGCCAAGCTCGTTTACAGATTTGTCGTAGGCTGAAAAATTTCCTGTTTTATATGCAATTTTATAGTTTTCAATCCCATATGTGTCAATCAAATATCTCGAAAAAGATCCCATGAGTGTATAGCTGATGTCTGATGAATAGTACCAAAATCCTAACCCTAAAATACTTTCAATAGGGGGAGCTAGTTCCATATCAATAATAGCCTTAGACCACTGGTGTGGGGTGAACCTTTGCCCGGGCCAATCTACTGCTACAGCAATGCCTTCGAGCAGTCCTATCTTAGGGCTTATTTTTAAAAGATCATTTCCAAATTCAGCTGACATTACATGCACAAGCTCATGTTTTAAAATAGGATTAGGAAATGAGCTGTATAGCATATGTATTTCATTGTGAATTGGATTTGCAATTGTTGTTTCTCCTGCGCCGGTGACCATTTTTCGAGTTTCAATATCAGGGTAAATATATGAGATTGTTTTCTCTGTACCTTCTATATCCAAATCTTCCTTAATCTGTTTGTATCTCCATTCATGATCGGAGGCAATTAATTCTTTCATTTTAGATTCTGGGCTGCCGGGGGCAAAATATATAATAAAATTTTCTGTCTCAATAGAATCTGAGAGTATTTTATTTGTTACATAGTCACGTGTATAACTTATTCCAATTTTTGCTTCATTAACTGCGATTACTATTATAGAGATACCCACAAGAACGATAAAGATTAGATCCCATGATCTGACTAAACTTTTTGATAAGCCGCTTAGAAATCTTAGAGCGAGAAGTAGAAGTATTCCCCATAGCACAACGCTAATTCGGGAAATGATGAGAGTTAAAGTAATAGGAATTGCCGCGTCATAAATAGGACCGGGAAAGAAACCGAAAATCGGGTTATAAACAAAAATTGAAATCCCGTGGTAGAGTTTCCATAGCGCATATCCTGTTATAAAGATAACTAGGATGAGCCCAAGAAATATTCCTTTCCTGCCAAAGAAGTAACCGCATACGATTCCAAGTGACGTACAAAAAAATACTGAAACTGTGGGTATAAGCAGAAAAAATATAGCCCCTTCTTTAATAAAACAGTCACCTTTAATAAATGAACTAATAAGACCGACTATAAATGCTAAAGCTAGCAATAGCGAAGTTGCAAAGAAAATACTGCCTATATTAATATCTCGTTTTCGTGAAGTTATTCGATTCTTACTTATAACAGCGGCTGAGATAAAGACGCTAAATATTGATAAGTATAAGGCGCTTATAGCCGCATACTCAAAACCTAGAGCACCAATTAAGGGAAAAAAAGTTAGGCAAATAGATAAGATAATCGTAAGTGCGAGTGAAATTAATACGCTCTTTGAAAGAAAAATTTTTTCAAATGTCATTATTGACCCTATTGGTATGGACTAAACTCCAATTCTGGAAATAGTTTACATTATCTATGATACAGACATAGTTGTTTTTCAGCCGTTTTTAAGCTGAAAGGTGATTGGAACTGTGACCCAGCTTGAGATTTCTTTACCGTTTTCTTTGCCGGGCACAAAAATCCAATTTTTCACAGCATCAAGTGCGGAGTCGTCTAAAATTTGATGTCCTGAGGGTCTTAAAACTTCTATATCACCGACTCTGCCGTCAGCCAATACTAGTACTTTGAGCTTAACCTCACCTTCGTACCCCCTTTTTCTGGCTGATCTTGGGTAATAAGGTTTTGGGTTATGATTATAGTCTGGGTAGGCAAGTGAATACTTAGGCTCTGAGATTGATGCAACTTGGGCATTTGTTTTTGAAGAGCTTTCCTTAATACCTGCCTGGTCTGTGTTTGAAGATTTTTGAGAAGTGTTGGCAGTAATTTGCTCAGCTTTTGATACCGGCTTTTTTTTATTCGGTATTTTTTCAACTTTTTTAGTTTTAGGTTTTTTGACTATTTCTTTTTTGATAATTTCATTAAGTGGTTTTTGCTCAGTAATTATTTCAGGCTTGCTATCTGAATCCTGTTTTTCCTGCACTTGTTGGTTTTCGCTCTCTTTCTCGCTAGTTATAAGGCCAACCATGACAGTACCACTTCTAACATCTCCGGATCCGGCTTTCGATAGTGGATACCTAAAAAAATACAACAGTACTGCAGCGATCAGAATTACGTGAAACCCTACAGACAGCAGTACAAATTTATTTAGCTTATATTTTTTCATTTTGTTTTACTTAAAACTAGTATACAAATATATTTTACAAATGGGAGACATTAAATAAATAAAAAGGATAAAAGGAGAGTGAAATGGCATATCTAATTATCAAAACATTACTTACGGCGCTAATCATAGTTGGTATTTCTGAAATAGGTAAGCGCTACACTACCTTTGCAGCACTACTGGCGGCGCTTCCACTAACCTCACTTCTAGCTATGATATGGTTATATATCGATACGAAGGATGCGGGAAGGATCGCTGACTTGTCTATCTCAATATTTTGGCTTGTGTTGCCAACCCTTATCTTCTTCCTGATTCTGCC is a window of Thermodesulfobacteriota bacterium DNA encoding:
- the lspA gene encoding signal peptidase II, whose translation is MHKLRIPIIVAAIVVILDQISKWLVVKYVPLYDKIALLPVLDVTHVRNPGAAFGIFSDLPENVRLVFFAVVLITAVLVILYFLKKTGPQDTLLRLSLGLILGGAIGNSIDRFRLRYVTDFIGFHWFDNPSLYWPPFNIADSAITIGVILILFDTFITKRGN
- a CDS encoding riboflavin synthase, with translation MFTGIVEDLGTVKEIKRKPKDVEFTFAIGNINLQEVVLGDSIAVNGTCLTVTSLHEKSFTVDASHETLAKTNLGELEVGKKVNLERALKAGDKLGGHIVNGHVDGIGEVISTTEQGESIEFRFSVPPELAKYIVEKGSVAIDGVSLTINTVEGNEFVVNIIPFTQEATTFGELRKASIVNIECDIIGKYVEKFLTGAKGNNSIYQFDK
- a CDS encoding shikimate kinase, with the translated sequence MTQKHKNIFLVGFMGAGKSTVGKIVASKLDYGFIDADTYIEDKAGKTITQIFADHGEDHFRNLESEATKELSERDNLIIASGGGVVQRNSNWDAMKSNGLTIYLRAKVESVWKRIKDDNSRPLLQVDDPIKTASELLEKRTPMYEKADLIIDTDDLSPAEVAQTIISKIE
- a CDS encoding energy transducer TonB, whose amino-acid sequence is MKKYKLNKFVLLSVGFHVILIAAVLLYFFRYPLSKAGSGDVRSGTVMVGLITSEKESENQQVQEKQDSDSKPEIITEQKPLNEIIKKEIVKKPKTKKVEKIPNKKKPVSKAEQITANTSQKSSNTDQAGIKESSSKTNAQVASISEPKYSLAYPDYNHNPKPYYPRSARKRGYEGEVKLKVLVLADGRVGDIEVLRPSGHQILDDSALDAVKNWIFVPGKENGKEISSWVTVPITFQLKNG